In Bacillota bacterium, the DNA window GCGCCCGGCCGATGGCCAGCATCTGCTGCTCGCCGCCGGACATGGTGCCCGCCGCCTGCCGGCGGCGCTCCACCAGGCGCGGAAACATGGCGAAGACGTACTCCAGCCGGCGCCGCACCTCCTCCCGGCTGCGCACCAGGTAGGCGCCCATCTCCAGGTTCTCCTGCACGGTCAGCCGCGCGAAGACGTGGCGCCCCTCGGGGACGTGCGCCACGCCCAGCGCGGCGATCCGGTGCGGGGGAAGCCCCTGGACGGGCTGCTCCAGGAAGAGGACCCGCCCCTGGCGCGGCGCCACGGTCCCCGAGATCGAGCGCAGGGTTGTGGTCTTGCCGGCCCCGTTGGCACCGATGAGGGTGACGATCTCCCCCTGCCTTACCTCCAGCGAGATGCCCTTCA includes these proteins:
- a CDS encoding ABC transporter ATP-binding protein; translation: MLELVDVHTFYGPIEALKGISLEVRQGEIVTLIGANGAGKTTTLRSISGTVAPRQGRVLFLEQPVQGLPPHRIAALGVAHVPEGRHVFARLTVQENLEMGAYLVRSREEVRRRLEYVFAMFPRLVERRRQAAGTMSGGEQQMLAIGRALMSGPRLLLLDEPSMGLAPVLVEQIFETILQLKRDGMTILLVEQNAHQALRIADRGYVLQTGRITLADEAARLLDNPEVQETYLGA